One stretch of Clavibacter californiensis DNA includes these proteins:
- a CDS encoding carbohydrate ABC transporter permease, whose product MSQALAVGGATSATVGDVKRTSAKEREQKGQWWRFLLIAVITLVVITPILAVLFLSTQPGQNSTATGFTLENFQRVLGGTDVMIWLGNSLIVALVTVLVSVVIAAPAGYVLSRSRSKLVSGYSLVLFVVQALPVVTAAIPLFITFSAMGLINTLQGVAIIYIGSTMSVAIWMMAAYIDSIPITLEEAAWMDGASVFSGFVHVVLRNSLPGILSTAIFSFLLAWNDYLIALLFLQDFTKYTLPIGLNTFFQQNAADWGSVMAVAVIMMLPPVLIFALLNKYFSVGGIGGSLAGR is encoded by the coding sequence ATGAGCCAGGCACTCGCCGTCGGCGGAGCCACCTCGGCGACCGTCGGCGACGTCAAGCGCACGTCGGCGAAGGAGCGGGAGCAGAAGGGCCAGTGGTGGCGCTTCCTGCTCATCGCGGTCATCACGCTCGTGGTGATCACGCCCATCCTCGCGGTGCTGTTCCTCTCCACGCAGCCGGGGCAGAACTCGACGGCCACGGGATTCACGCTGGAGAACTTCCAGCGCGTGCTCGGCGGCACCGACGTGATGATCTGGCTCGGCAACAGCCTGATCGTCGCGCTCGTGACCGTGCTCGTCTCGGTCGTGATCGCCGCGCCGGCCGGGTACGTGCTCAGCCGCTCGCGGTCGAAGCTCGTCTCCGGGTACTCGCTCGTGCTGTTCGTGGTGCAGGCCCTGCCGGTGGTGACCGCGGCGATCCCGCTGTTCATCACGTTCTCGGCCATGGGCCTCATCAACACGCTCCAGGGCGTGGCGATCATCTACATCGGGTCGACCATGTCGGTCGCGATCTGGATGATGGCGGCGTACATCGACTCCATCCCGATCACCCTGGAGGAGGCGGCCTGGATGGACGGCGCGAGCGTGTTCAGCGGCTTCGTCCACGTGGTGCTGCGGAACTCCCTGCCGGGGATCCTCTCGACCGCGATCTTCTCGTTCCTGCTGGCCTGGAACGACTACCTGATCGCGCTCCTGTTCCTGCAGGACTTCACGAAGTACACCCTCCCCATCGGCCTCAACACGTTCTTCCAGCAGAACGCGGCCGACTGGGGCTCGGTGATGGCGGTCGCGGTCATCATGATGCTGCCGCCCGTGCTGATCTTCGCCCTGCTGAACAAGTACTTCAGCGTCGGCGGGATCGGCGGGTCGCTCGCCGGGAGGTGA
- a CDS encoding putative oxygenase MesX: protein MTDDLTFTTTTTPFDEDYTPAESSRVTTNFANLARGERRRENLRDALAMIDARFNGLARAADAAAGDRDRDRDRYTVGLDIVSVGLRFADGGDEDFPLLEMLKTRIIDRRTGRCHPGILGNNLSSYIRDHDFSVLLPSLAGSQAGSALPDDFGALHGALFRHFRESAAYAEHSATPPVVCISVSTSRTYRRTGLHHPVLGVEYAQDEPSLTDRYFARMGLRARFFMPAGSAAPLAFYSCGDLLRDHTDLQLIGTISTMETFQRIYRPEIYGARTAAADVYRPDLTAEDHVRPPIAYDREERGRLAVEQGRYAEEHLMAPHGDRLRRWAAARVGASR, encoded by the coding sequence ATGACGGACGACCTCACGTTCACCACGACCACCACCCCCTTCGACGAGGACTACACGCCGGCCGAGAGCTCGCGGGTCACCACGAACTTCGCGAACCTGGCCCGGGGGGAGCGTCGCCGGGAGAACCTCCGCGACGCCCTGGCGATGATCGACGCCCGGTTCAACGGGCTCGCGCGCGCCGCCGACGCCGCCGCCGGGGACCGGGACCGAGACCGGGACCGCTACACCGTGGGCCTCGACATCGTCTCCGTGGGGCTGCGCTTCGCCGACGGGGGCGACGAGGACTTCCCGCTGCTGGAGATGCTGAAGACCCGCATCATCGACCGCCGGACCGGGCGATGTCACCCGGGGATCCTGGGGAACAACCTCTCGTCCTACATCCGCGACCACGACTTCAGCGTGCTGCTGCCCTCGCTCGCCGGGTCGCAGGCCGGATCCGCCCTCCCCGACGACTTCGGCGCCCTGCACGGGGCGCTCTTCCGGCACTTTCGCGAGTCCGCCGCGTACGCGGAGCACTCGGCGACGCCGCCCGTCGTCTGCATCAGCGTGTCGACGAGCAGGACGTACCGCCGGACGGGGCTGCACCACCCGGTCCTCGGCGTCGAGTACGCGCAGGACGAGCCCTCGCTGACCGACCGCTACTTCGCGAGGATGGGCCTGCGGGCCCGCTTCTTCATGCCGGCCGGCAGCGCCGCGCCCCTCGCCTTCTACTCCTGCGGCGATCTGCTGCGGGACCACACGGACCTGCAGCTCATCGGCACCATCAGCACGATGGAGACGTTCCAGCGGATCTACCGGCCCGAGATCTACGGCGCGCGGACGGCCGCCGCCGACGTCTACCGCCCGGACCTGACGGCCGAGGACCACGTGCGTCCCCCCATCGCCTACGACCGCGAGGAGCGGGGGCGGCTCGCGGTCGAGCAGGGCAGGTACGCGGAGGAGCACCTCATGGCGCCGCACGGGGACCGCCTGCGGCGATGGGCCGCCGCGCGGGTCGGGGCGAGCCGATGA
- a CDS encoding methionine synthase, whose amino-acid sequence MTARASRGTTRLLPTSPVGSLPKPSWLAQPETLWSPWRLEGDALAEGKQDALRAAVHEQHQRGIDVVSDGEQTRQHFVTTFIEGLSGVDFERRETVRIRDRYDASVPTVVGAVGLEEPVFAADARFLRQQTDQPIKWALPGPMTMIDTLADRHYGSREELAWEFAAILNEEARALEAAGVDVVQFDEPAFNVFFDDVRDWGVAALERAVEGLRVETAVHICYGYGITANTDWKATLGSEWRQYEESFPLLARSTLDIVSLECRNSHVPLELLELVRGKKVMLGAIDVASAAIETPEEVAGTLRRALRHVDAELLIPSTNCGMAPLARPVALGKLSALSAGAALVREELGS is encoded by the coding sequence ATGACCGCCCGCGCATCCCGGGGGACGACCCGGCTCCTGCCCACCTCGCCCGTCGGCAGCCTGCCCAAGCCGTCGTGGCTCGCGCAGCCCGAGACCCTGTGGTCCCCGTGGCGGCTGGAGGGCGATGCCCTGGCCGAGGGCAAGCAGGACGCCCTGCGCGCCGCCGTCCACGAGCAGCACCAGCGGGGCATCGACGTCGTCAGCGACGGCGAGCAGACCCGCCAGCACTTCGTCACGACGTTCATCGAGGGCCTCTCCGGCGTCGACTTCGAGCGGCGGGAGACCGTGCGGATCCGCGACCGGTACGACGCGAGCGTGCCGACCGTCGTCGGCGCCGTCGGCCTCGAGGAGCCGGTGTTCGCCGCCGACGCCCGGTTCCTGCGCCAGCAGACCGACCAGCCGATCAAGTGGGCTCTGCCGGGGCCGATGACCATGATCGACACCCTCGCCGACCGTCACTACGGGAGCCGGGAGGAGCTGGCGTGGGAGTTCGCCGCCATCCTCAACGAGGAGGCGAGGGCCCTCGAGGCGGCGGGTGTCGACGTGGTCCAGTTCGACGAGCCCGCCTTCAACGTGTTCTTCGACGACGTGCGGGACTGGGGCGTCGCCGCCCTGGAGCGGGCGGTCGAGGGGCTGCGCGTGGAGACCGCGGTGCACATCTGCTACGGCTACGGGATCACGGCGAACACCGACTGGAAGGCGACGCTCGGATCGGAGTGGCGGCAGTACGAGGAGTCGTTCCCGCTCCTCGCCCGGTCCACGCTCGACATCGTCTCGCTGGAGTGCCGGAACTCGCACGTGCCGCTGGAGCTGCTCGAGCTCGTCCGCGGGAAGAAGGTCATGCTCGGCGCCATCGACGTGGCGAGCGCGGCGATCGAGACCCCGGAGGAGGTCGCCGGCACTCTCCGCCGGGCCCTGCGGCACGTCGACGCTGAGCTGCTCATCCCGAGCACCAACTGCGGGATGGCCCCATTGGCCCGGCCCGTCGCGCTGGGCAAGCTGAGCGCGCTGAGCGCGGGAGCGGCCCTCGTCCGCGAGGAGCTGGGGTCCTAG
- a CDS encoding ATP-binding cassette domain-containing protein: MSAAQHPADRHDLIRVRGARENNLKDVSLDIPKRRLTVFTGVSGSGKSSLVFGTIAAESKRMIDETYPAFVQGFMPSLVRPEVDRLEGLTTAIIVDQERLGANPRSTVGTATDVNAMLRILFSRLGDPHIGSANAFSFNVPSVRVQGSMTVERGAATQAVAQDHTMLGGMCPRCEGLGRVNDIDLTQILDDSRSLLEGAITVPGYTADGWMVKIFAASGFVPGDVPIRDLTDEQRRDFLYKEPTKVKVDSMNMTYEGLVPRIQKSILSKDRESMQPHIRAFVDRAVTFQRCPDCDGTRLAAPARSSVVAGMSIADACSVQISDLAAWVRGIDEPTVAPLVQSLAQTLDSFVSIGLGYLSLDRSSGSLSGGEAQRTKLIRHLGSALTDVTYVFDEPTIGLHPHDIQRMNDLLLQLRDKGNTVLVVEHKPETIAIADHVVDLGPRAGSHGGEIRFEGTVEALRASGTLTGRHLDDRAALKDAVRERTGVLEVRGASTHNLQDVDVDIPLGVLTVVTGVAGSGKSSLIHGSVAGRDGVVSIDQTAIRGSRRSNPATYTGLLEPVRKAFAKANGVKPALFSANSAGACPTCNGAGVIFTDLGPMSTVSTTCEDCGGKRFMASVLEYTLGGKDISEVLALPIAEAHAYFADGEARTPAAVAILARLEDVGLGYVTLGQPLTTLSGGERQRLKLAVQMAEKQGGVYVLDEPTTGLHLADVAQLLGLLDRLVGSGKTVIVIEHHQAVMAHADWIIDVGPGAGHDGGTIVFEGTPAELVAARSTITGEHLAAYVGG; this comes from the coding sequence ATGAGCGCCGCACAGCACCCCGCCGACCGGCACGACCTCATCCGCGTGCGGGGTGCCCGCGAGAACAACCTCAAGGACGTCTCCCTCGACATCCCTAAGCGGCGCCTCACGGTGTTCACGGGCGTCTCGGGATCGGGCAAGTCGTCGCTCGTGTTCGGCACGATCGCGGCGGAGTCCAAGCGCATGATCGACGAGACGTATCCGGCCTTCGTGCAGGGCTTCATGCCCTCCCTCGTGCGGCCGGAGGTGGACCGCCTCGAGGGCCTCACGACGGCGATCATCGTCGACCAGGAGCGCCTGGGCGCGAACCCCCGCTCGACGGTCGGCACAGCGACCGACGTGAACGCCATGCTGCGCATCCTCTTCTCGCGCCTGGGCGACCCGCACATCGGCTCGGCCAACGCGTTCTCCTTCAACGTGCCCAGCGTGCGCGTGCAGGGGTCGATGACGGTCGAGAGGGGCGCCGCGACCCAGGCGGTCGCGCAGGACCACACGATGCTCGGCGGCATGTGCCCGCGCTGCGAGGGGCTCGGCCGCGTCAACGACATCGACCTGACGCAGATCCTCGACGACTCGCGGTCGCTGCTCGAGGGCGCGATCACCGTCCCGGGCTACACGGCCGACGGCTGGATGGTGAAGATCTTCGCCGCCTCCGGGTTCGTGCCCGGCGACGTGCCCATCCGCGACCTCACCGACGAGCAACGGCGCGACTTCCTCTACAAGGAGCCGACCAAGGTCAAGGTCGACTCGATGAACATGACCTACGAGGGTCTCGTGCCGCGGATCCAGAAGTCGATCCTGTCGAAGGACCGGGAGTCGATGCAGCCGCACATCCGCGCGTTCGTCGACCGGGCGGTGACGTTCCAGCGCTGCCCCGACTGCGACGGCACGCGCCTGGCGGCGCCCGCGCGGTCATCGGTGGTGGCGGGGATGTCGATCGCGGACGCCTGCAGCGTGCAGATCTCCGACCTCGCCGCCTGGGTGCGCGGGATCGACGAGCCGACGGTCGCGCCCCTCGTGCAGTCGCTCGCGCAGACGCTCGACTCGTTCGTGTCCATCGGCCTCGGGTACCTGTCGCTCGACCGGTCCTCGGGCTCGCTCAGCGGGGGCGAGGCGCAGCGCACCAAGCTCATCCGGCATCTCGGCTCGGCGCTCACCGACGTCACGTACGTCTTCGACGAGCCGACCATCGGCCTGCACCCGCACGACATCCAGCGCATGAACGACCTGCTGCTGCAGCTGCGCGACAAGGGCAACACGGTGCTGGTGGTCGAGCACAAGCCGGAGACGATCGCGATCGCCGACCACGTCGTCGACCTGGGGCCGCGCGCGGGCTCGCACGGCGGGGAGATCCGGTTCGAGGGCACGGTCGAGGCGCTGCGCGCCAGCGGCACCCTCACGGGTCGGCACCTCGACGACCGGGCGGCGCTGAAGGACGCGGTGCGCGAGCGGACGGGCGTGCTCGAGGTGCGCGGCGCGTCGACCCACAACCTCCAGGACGTGGACGTCGACATCCCGCTGGGCGTGCTCACGGTGGTGACGGGCGTCGCCGGCTCCGGCAAGTCGTCGCTCATCCACGGCTCGGTCGCCGGGCGCGACGGCGTCGTGTCCATCGACCAGACGGCGATCCGAGGCTCCCGGCGCTCCAACCCCGCCACGTACACCGGGCTGCTCGAGCCCGTCCGGAAGGCCTTCGCGAAGGCCAACGGGGTGAAGCCCGCGCTGTTCAGCGCGAACTCCGCCGGCGCGTGCCCCACGTGCAACGGCGCGGGCGTGATCTTCACCGACCTCGGGCCCATGTCGACCGTGTCGACGACCTGCGAGGACTGCGGCGGCAAGCGCTTCATGGCCTCCGTGCTCGAGTACACGCTCGGAGGCAAGGACATCAGCGAGGTGCTCGCGCTGCCCATCGCCGAGGCGCACGCGTACTTCGCGGACGGCGAGGCGAGGACCCCGGCGGCGGTGGCGATCCTCGCGCGCCTGGAGGACGTGGGACTCGGGTACGTGACGCTCGGGCAGCCGCTCACGACCCTGTCGGGCGGTGAGCGGCAGCGTCTGAAGCTGGCCGTGCAGATGGCCGAGAAGCAGGGCGGCGTGTACGTGCTGGACGAGCCGACGACCGGTCTGCACCTCGCCGACGTCGCGCAGCTGCTGGGCCTCCTGGACCGCCTCGTCGGTTCGGGCAAGACGGTCATCGTCATCGAGCACCACCAGGCCGTGATGGCGCATGCCGACTGGATCATCGACGTGGGACCCGGCGCCGGCCACGACGGCGGCACGATCGTGTTCGAGGGCACGCCCGCCGAGCTCGTCGCGGCGCGCTCGACGATCACGGGGGAGCACCTGGCGGCCTACGTCGGCGGGTGA
- a CDS encoding glycoside hydrolase family 2 protein: protein MSDSTATPSIPKPEHPRPQSTRPDWLNLNGPWQFERDRGDSGLERGLLEQDLAEEILVPFAPESTASGIGDVDFLTAAWYRRTVRIPAGWSGRRVLLHFGAVDHDATVWANGEEVARHRGGFTSFTADLGVRADEEELTIVVRARDTRDEPQARGKQATWFENTSCFYTRTTGIWQTVWLEPVPEAHIRSAHIEPQRADSSFTVTPELSHRTAGLALEAVLADAAGEITRARIPAGDMGARVTLRIPEDRVRLWSPEDPHLYDITLRLVDESGADDRVVDEVASYGGLRSIAIDGRDVLLNGRRVFQRLVLDQGYWPDTLMTSPDDAALIRDIELSMAAGFNGARLHQKVFEERFLFHADRLGYLVWGEFGDWGAGGGLGKDAQQPTASFITQWIEAVTRDRSHPSIVGWCPLNETYQAIHDRITQLDDVTAGMYLATKAADPSRPVLDASGYSHRVRASDVYDSHSYEQDPDAFRREQAGLAEGRPFVNDLDGRAISVPYAGQPFFVSEYGGIWWNPDEIDRPQADASDPARAVSWGYGERVASVEEWHARFRGLTEVLLEDPLMFGYCFTQLTDTFQEQNGIYDFHRRPKFDIARIREVQEQRAAYEERDDA, encoded by the coding sequence ATGAGCGACAGCACCGCGACCCCCTCCATCCCCAAGCCCGAGCACCCGCGCCCGCAGTCCACGCGCCCCGACTGGCTGAACCTCAACGGCCCGTGGCAGTTCGAGCGCGACCGCGGCGACAGCGGCCTCGAGCGCGGGCTGCTCGAGCAGGATCTGGCGGAGGAGATCCTCGTACCGTTCGCGCCGGAGTCCACCGCGTCGGGCATCGGCGACGTCGACTTCCTCACGGCGGCCTGGTACCGCCGCACCGTGCGGATCCCCGCGGGCTGGAGCGGCCGCCGCGTCCTCCTCCACTTCGGCGCCGTCGACCACGACGCCACCGTGTGGGCGAACGGCGAGGAGGTCGCCCGGCACCGCGGCGGCTTCACGTCGTTCACGGCCGACCTCGGCGTGCGGGCCGACGAGGAGGAGCTGACCATCGTGGTCCGCGCCCGCGACACGCGCGACGAGCCGCAGGCCCGCGGCAAGCAGGCGACCTGGTTCGAGAACACGTCCTGCTTCTACACGCGCACCACCGGGATCTGGCAGACGGTGTGGCTGGAGCCCGTGCCCGAGGCCCACATCCGCTCGGCGCACATCGAGCCGCAGCGCGCCGACTCCTCCTTCACCGTCACCCCCGAGCTCTCGCACCGCACGGCCGGCCTCGCGTTAGAGGCCGTGCTCGCCGACGCGGCCGGCGAGATCACGCGGGCGCGGATCCCCGCGGGAGACATGGGCGCGCGCGTCACGCTCCGCATCCCCGAGGATCGCGTGCGCCTCTGGTCGCCCGAGGACCCGCACCTCTACGACATCACGCTGCGGCTCGTCGACGAGTCGGGCGCCGACGACCGCGTGGTCGACGAGGTCGCCTCCTACGGCGGCCTCCGCTCCATCGCGATCGACGGCCGCGACGTGCTCCTCAACGGCCGCCGCGTCTTCCAGCGGCTCGTGCTCGACCAGGGCTACTGGCCCGACACGCTCATGACCTCGCCCGACGACGCGGCGCTCATCCGCGACATCGAGCTGTCGATGGCCGCAGGGTTCAACGGCGCGCGCCTGCACCAGAAGGTGTTCGAGGAGCGCTTCCTCTTCCACGCCGACCGGCTCGGCTACCTCGTCTGGGGCGAGTTCGGCGACTGGGGCGCGGGCGGCGGCCTCGGCAAGGACGCGCAGCAGCCCACGGCGTCGTTCATCACCCAGTGGATCGAGGCGGTCACGCGCGACCGCTCGCACCCGTCGATCGTCGGCTGGTGCCCGCTGAACGAGACGTACCAGGCGATCCACGACCGCATCACCCAGCTCGACGACGTGACCGCCGGCATGTACCTCGCCACGAAGGCGGCGGATCCGAGCCGCCCCGTCCTCGACGCCTCCGGCTACTCGCACCGCGTGCGCGCCTCCGACGTCTACGACTCCCACTCCTACGAGCAGGACCCGGACGCCTTCCGCCGCGAGCAGGCGGGCCTCGCCGAGGGCCGCCCGTTCGTCAACGACCTCGACGGCCGCGCGATCTCCGTGCCCTACGCGGGCCAGCCCTTCTTCGTCTCCGAGTACGGCGGCATCTGGTGGAACCCCGACGAGATCGACCGCCCGCAGGCCGACGCGAGCGACCCTGCGCGCGCCGTCTCGTGGGGCTACGGCGAGCGCGTCGCGAGCGTCGAGGAGTGGCACGCCCGGTTCCGCGGCCTCACCGAGGTGCTGCTCGAGGATCCGCTCATGTTCGGCTACTGCTTCACGCAGCTGACCGACACGTTCCAGGAGCAGAACGGCATCTACGACTTCCACCGCCGCCCGAAGTTCGACATCGCGCGCATCCGCGAGGTGCAGGAGCAGCGGGCGGCGTACGAGGAGCGCGACGACGCCTGA
- a CDS encoding Gfo/Idh/MocA family protein, protein MTTSDRRPGAADAPASDRLPVVVVGAGVMGALWIRMLADSPHAALVGVVDLDVQLAESAVREAGLEGIAVGASVAEVAARSGARAVVNVTVPQAHRVVNEQALRAGLPVLCEKPLAPTVAEALRQVALADITGGLLMVSQSRRYFTRLTAFREAVGQVGQVAVVHAQFLHEDHEPGFREQMAHPLLVDMSIHHFDQLRYATGEEPVAVRCSSWNPPWSWFAGDAAATADFELASGARFAYVGSRCTPGMPTSWNADWRAYGERGAARWDGDDVVGLDVPGGRFDVPEHPEGIAASLEEFVGSLRAGTTPPTEVRHNVLSLAMVEGAIRSSERGGERVVIADLLEDALAQAIADERSPDVADLLRSWTSAADGIRTPAWGSAPAALPAPTTPRDAR, encoded by the coding sequence ATGACCACGTCCGATCGCCGACCGGGAGCCGCTGACGCACCCGCATCCGACCGCCTGCCCGTCGTCGTGGTGGGCGCCGGCGTCATGGGCGCGCTGTGGATCCGCATGCTCGCCGACTCCCCGCACGCCGCGCTCGTGGGGGTCGTCGACCTCGACGTGCAGCTCGCGGAGTCCGCCGTGCGCGAGGCCGGGCTGGAAGGGATCGCCGTGGGCGCGTCCGTCGCCGAGGTCGCCGCGCGCTCCGGCGCACGGGCCGTGGTGAACGTCACCGTCCCGCAGGCGCATCGCGTCGTGAACGAGCAGGCGCTCCGCGCGGGCCTCCCCGTGCTGTGCGAGAAGCCGCTCGCGCCGACCGTCGCGGAGGCGCTGCGCCAGGTCGCGCTCGCGGACATCACCGGCGGCCTCCTCATGGTCAGCCAGTCGCGCCGCTACTTCACCCGCCTCACGGCGTTCCGCGAGGCGGTCGGGCAGGTCGGGCAGGTCGCGGTCGTGCACGCGCAGTTCCTGCACGAGGACCACGAGCCCGGCTTCCGCGAGCAGATGGCGCACCCGCTGCTCGTCGACATGTCCATCCACCACTTCGACCAGCTCCGGTACGCGACGGGCGAGGAGCCCGTGGCGGTGCGCTGCAGCTCGTGGAACCCGCCGTGGAGCTGGTTCGCGGGCGACGCCGCCGCGACCGCCGACTTCGAGCTCGCGTCCGGCGCGCGCTTCGCGTACGTCGGCAGCCGCTGCACGCCCGGCATGCCCACCTCGTGGAACGCCGACTGGCGTGCGTACGGCGAGCGCGGCGCCGCGCGCTGGGACGGCGACGACGTCGTCGGGCTCGACGTGCCGGGCGGCCGGTTCGACGTGCCCGAGCACCCCGAGGGCATCGCCGCGTCGCTCGAGGAGTTCGTCGGATCGCTCCGCGCCGGCACCACCCCGCCGACGGAGGTGCGGCACAACGTGCTCAGCCTCGCCATGGTGGAGGGTGCGATCCGCAGCAGCGAGCGGGGCGGCGAGCGCGTCGTCATCGCCGACCTGCTGGAGGACGCCCTGGCCCAGGCCATCGCCGACGAGCGGAGCCCCGACGTCGCCGACCTGCTGCGCTCCTGGACGAGCGCGGCGGACGGCATCCGCACCCCGGCGTGGGGATCCGCACCCGCCGCCCTGCCCGCTCCGACCACCCCGCGCGACGCCCGCTGA
- a CDS encoding DUF2510 domain-containing protein, with amino-acid sequence MADPGWYDDGSGRLRWWDGGQWTDHFHDPAANPTVVVAAQATPVTTNVSTTTRASGVLRTAADARAADAAAAEVLPEGTLWAARGQRLSGLSGGRYRLTSEILYFESGALSLKGQQIATHEIVDVDVSQTMTQKARGLGDIVLTAHRITGSERVVLSDIADFRNGAETINRVVRDAKRARAEYDVMSKTQRVQTEMHYSGNTPVISGFAAAASAPAVAPAATPVAITAPEPAATTAAPDLVAEIRKLADLRAEGVLDDEEFAAAKRKLLGL; translated from the coding sequence ATGGCAGACCCAGGTTGGTACGACGACGGCTCGGGCCGGCTGCGGTGGTGGGACGGCGGGCAGTGGACCGACCACTTCCATGACCCCGCCGCCAACCCCACGGTCGTCGTCGCCGCTCAGGCGACCCCGGTCACGACGAACGTGTCGACGACCACGCGTGCCTCCGGAGTCCTCCGGACCGCAGCCGACGCCCGCGCCGCCGATGCGGCCGCGGCCGAGGTGCTGCCAGAGGGCACGCTCTGGGCGGCCCGCGGGCAGAGGCTGTCCGGGTTGAGCGGCGGGCGGTACCGCCTGACGAGCGAGATCCTCTACTTCGAGAGCGGCGCGCTGTCACTGAAGGGCCAGCAGATCGCGACCCACGAGATCGTCGACGTCGACGTGTCGCAGACGATGACGCAGAAGGCACGCGGGCTCGGCGACATCGTCCTGACCGCGCACCGCATCACCGGGAGCGAACGGGTGGTCCTCTCCGACATCGCCGACTTCCGCAACGGCGCCGAGACCATCAACAGGGTCGTGCGCGACGCGAAGCGCGCCCGGGCCGAGTACGACGTGATGAGCAAGACCCAGCGGGTGCAGACGGAGATGCACTACTCGGGCAACACGCCCGTGATCAGCGGGTTCGCCGCGGCAGCGAGCGCGCCCGCCGTCGCGCCCGCGGCGACCCCGGTCGCGATCACGGCACCAGAACCGGCCGCGACCACGGCTGCTCCCGACCTCGTGGCGGAGATCCGCAAGCTCGCCGATCTGCGCGCGGAGGGCGTCCTCGACGACGAGGAGTTCGCGGCGGCGAAGCGGAAGCTCCTGGGACTCTGA